One genomic region from Neorhodopirellula lusitana encodes:
- a CDS encoding SGNH/GDSL hydrolase family protein: protein MKSCLLLLSVLILLVTSVGDVSALDLASASELYTGAEYRKAFANPDDDPKLPNVLLIGDSISIGYTIGVRKHLAGKADVFRIPTNGQTAQYGIENLDKWIGQREWDVIHFNWGLWDICYRNPEAKTQGHRDKVHGTLSVTPDQYREALVQAVAKLKATDAKLIWCATTPVPTREIGRNVGDEVKYNSIAESIMEENEIQINDLHSYALKGLPEIQARKGDVHFTSKGYAYLAEQVAREIAAALPAVEKPQ from the coding sequence TCCGTCGGCGACGTGTCGGCGCTGGATTTGGCTAGCGCGAGTGAACTCTATACGGGTGCAGAATATCGGAAAGCGTTTGCGAATCCGGACGATGATCCAAAGTTGCCCAACGTCTTGCTGATTGGCGACTCGATTTCGATTGGGTACACCATCGGCGTTCGCAAGCACCTGGCCGGGAAGGCGGATGTGTTTCGCATTCCGACCAACGGGCAAACGGCTCAATACGGAATCGAGAACCTGGACAAGTGGATCGGGCAGCGTGAATGGGATGTGATTCACTTCAACTGGGGATTGTGGGATATCTGCTATCGGAATCCGGAAGCGAAGACACAAGGGCACCGAGACAAGGTCCATGGAACCTTGAGCGTGACACCGGACCAGTATCGTGAAGCCCTGGTTCAAGCGGTTGCGAAGCTAAAGGCGACCGACGCCAAATTGATTTGGTGCGCCACCACACCCGTCCCAACGCGAGAGATCGGCCGTAATGTGGGCGACGAGGTGAAGTACAATTCGATCGCGGAGTCGATCATGGAAGAGAACGAAATCCAGATCAACGATTTGCATTCTTATGCATTGAAAGGGTTGCCGGAGATTCAGGCTCGCAAGGGAGACGTTCATTTCACTTCCAAGGGATATGCTTATCTGGCGGAACAGGTGGCCCGGGAAATTGCAGCCGCCTTGCCCGCTGTTGAAAAGCCACAGTAG